ttaatagtttttttttatatttcctttgggatcaacaccaaaaatataaaaatatattgcTCTGGAAAAGGTACAATGATTGTGTATTGTGTTGGTACAGAACTACTTTATATCTGAACTTACTCTTTAACCAAACCATGCATACATTTGGATAATTATATGTGAAATTATTCAATGTATTCCTTAAATCAGTTTGAAACCCTGGGGGGGCTTCCTCCGACTTTTAAAAACTCTGCCCCAATATATAGATGTACTCTTTTTTTGTTACACATTGATACTAGGTGCTTAGTGCAAATAAGACCTTTATTTTAAAGCAATTGTCAAATAAGAGTCAGGAATTTAAATGTATAATGAGATTATTCAGTAACAAATTATTTCTACTCTCATCAGTGTCCATTCAAGTGGATGACAACTTAGTACTCGACATCCCTCTGACTGGCGTACCCGTCATTCATGCATCAAGTATGATTCTGGGTCTTAAGGTAAGCAACACATCATTTATATTGGGTGCCAAAACTTATGAATATAAATAACAAAATGGTAAACAGTGCGGTAATCGGTCATTTTTCCAACGTTCTATTTAAAGGGAGAGTTCTACGATAGAACTCATGAAAGGCCTCCCTTTGAGGCCCAGAATTTCACTGTGCCTGAGCAGCCCGACTACATGCTGTCGATGGGCCTGTCTGAATTCACCGTGAACTCCGCCTCATACGCACTCTACTCTGGGGGATGGCTTCAGGTTCTCATCACTGACAGCATGGTAAGTGCACCTCAAATGTAAGAAGCATATACCCATTATTGACATAAAACATGACTGTTAACAAATGTTGTTTCATCATCTCAGATACCTCCTTACATCCATGTACGCCTCAACACCAGCTCAATGGGGCCTTACGTTCCTCAGGTAAGTGTAACTGAATCAACGTTAAAAGAACACTCAAGAGTTTCATTAATGCGGTCCATGAGCAGGACTGCATGATGATGTCATTGTGGTTCAATCATTATTATTGAAGGAATAACAATCCTTTAGTCGTTTAGTGAAACCACAGCTTGAACACTTAGTTCCGGAAGAAAGTGATTGCATGGACCAGTCACTCACTGTCATGATTTCAAacaagaacaaataaataaaatatataattgacCAATTATTGAGAATCCTTAGTTGACATCTTACATTATGTATTTTCTTAAGAATATGTaagaatatattattattagctCTACGTCTACTCACTTAAAACTGGAGTTACCCAGGTCACAGTATCATATTCAATATTCATACAAAGAGGTTGAAAACGATCCTTACCTTAAGcagtggagaaacacacacaggcacacacacgcatgcacaccaTCGGCAGAGAAGGGGGCCGCTGTAAGCTGTCTGTAAAGAAAACTGATGCTGATTATGTACTCtattatctctctctctccctctctctctctgcagcttcCCAAGATGTTTCCTGGTCTTCTGATGAATCTGCAGGTTTATGCCAGTGAGGTGCCGATGTTTTCCTTCCAGCCTGGTGTTGTGAAACTCGACCTTGCGGGCGCAGTGAAGGCATCTGCCATCGAGCCCAACGGCACCCAGATCCCTCTGTTCAAACTCAATGTTGTGAGTACTTCTGCTCTCAGTCCTATGGATATGATGAGTACATTCATGCCACAAACAAACATTTTGCAAGCACATAAGAAATATTTTGTAAAAAAATCGTTATATCTCTAATAATAACTTGATTTGAGCAAACAAATACATGCAGGTGCTTGGACAAAGGGTCACTTTTTAATGTGGAATCGTTTAACCCACTGTGGATAAATTAATTAACAACAAAAAGAACAGATGGATTGAtcgtaataaaataaatattggttGTTTTGACAGCTGGCACCTTTTCTTTCAGGACTTACAATTTGACGGTAAAGTGTGGGTCGCTGCTGGAAGACTGAAGAGCTCCATGGGACTGCAGAAGTGAGCATCACCATGTCGTAAAACACACGCCTCAGCCTGCAGTTAACTAAAGCAAAgtcatgttgtgtctttctTTCAAACAGTTTAACACTGACGCTGGCGGGCAGTGAAGTGGGACACTTTGAGGTACATAACTACATCACATAATACGTTAGAGGCAAACTTAcgtgtgcactgaggagaatTAAACCCAGACAGTAATATATCACATGTTCTCTCTGCAGACGGATACATTGGAAAGCTTAGTGAAGATGGGAGTGATGGCTGGCCTTGCAAAACTGAACGGTAATCTTTTAAAGTCTTGCTTTGCTCAACAACATTTAAACTTGGCAATGAaagactttttttatttcttcaCTTTTTGTGAAGTTTATCTGGGGAAAATAAGCATAAAAGCTTTGTTATTTTCTATTGAATGTTGTGCCTTTTATCTatgtctgtgtgcatgtgtatatgttttattatgaatgtgtgtatatatatatatatatatatatatatatatatatatatacagtggggcaaaaaagtatttagtcagccaccaattgtgcaagttctcccacttaaaaagatgagagaggcctgtaattttcatcctaggtacacttcaactatgagagacagaatggggggaaagaatccaggaaatcacattgtaggatttttcatgaattaattggtaaattcctcggtaaaataagtatttggtcacctacaaacaaacaagatttctggctctcacagacctgtaacttcttctttaagagcctcctctgtcctccacttgttaactgtattaatggcacctgtttgaactcgttatcagtataaaagacacctgtccacaacctcaaacagtcacactccaaactccactatggccaagaccaaagagctgtcaaaggacaccagaaacaaaattgtagacctgcaccaggctgggaagactgaatctgcaataggtaagcagcttggtgtgaagaaatcaactgtgggagcaattattagaaaatggaagacatacaagaccactgataatctccctcgatctggggctccacgcaagatctcacccgtggggtcaaaattatcacaagaacggtgagcaaaaatcccagaaccacacggggggacctagtcaatgacctgcagagagctgggaccaaagtaacaaaggctaccatcagtaacacactacgccgccagggactcaaatcctgcagtgccagacgtgtccccctgcttaagccagtacatgcccaggcccgtctgaagtttgctagagagcatttagatgatccagaagaggattgggagaatgtcatatggtcagatgaaaccaaaatagaactttttggcaaaaactcaactagacgtgtttggaggagaaagaatgctgagttgcatccaaagaacaccatacctactgtgaaacatgggggtggaaacatcatgctttggggctgtttttctgcaaagggaccaggacgactgatccgtgtaaaggaaagaatgaatggggccatgtatcatgagattttgagtgacaacctccttccatcagcaagggcatcgaagatgaaacgtggctgggtctttcagcatgacaatgatcccaaacacaccacccgggcaacgaaggagtggcttcgtaagaagcatttcaaggtcctggagtggcatagccagtctccagatctcaaccccatagaaaatctttggagggatttgaaagtccgtgttgcccagcgacagccccaaaacatcactgctctagaggagatctgcatggaggaatgggccaaaatacaagcaacagtgtgtgaaaaccttgtgaagacttacagaaaacgtttgacctctgtcattgccaacaaagggtatataacaaagtattgaaatgaacttttgttattgaccaaatacttattttccacaataatttgcaaataaattctttcaaaatcagacaatgtgattttctggatttatttttttctcattttgtctcgcatagttgaggtatacctaggatgaaaattacaggcctctcatctttttaagtgggagaacttgcacaattggtggctgactaaatacttttttgccccactctatatatatatatatatatatataggtggGGGTACAGTATaatatttcttttttattttattcctcTGGATTGTGAGAAACAGCATTACAATCTCTCTTTCTGTGTCATACAAACAgtagattgacaataaagttgctGTTGACTAAATATTTATAATGAATTTAAACGTGAATAGTGCTGCATCTTTAACATCAAGGGAAACAATGCATTTAGTCCTACAGTTGAGAAAAAGCACATTCCATACTGTATTGATCCAACATACTGAACATAATGTATTCAAGTGTGGCTACGTTGTCTTTGTTTCTGTACTTTTATCTGTTTCAGTGGAACTGGGCAAAGGCGTTGTTTTACCCAGAATGAGGAACGTTCAGCTGGTCAACACAGTTCTGGGGGTggaagaggtcagtgttagcaaAGGATCACTGTTTTCTGAGGTTAATGTTTGGCATTTTGAATCAGGGGCAGAAATTGTTGTTGAGCTGACCATTGTCTTTATTTCTCACAGGGATTTATAGCCATGTGTTCAGACGCTGAGGTGTTTACAGACAGCTTCAACTGACATCAAACTGTCTGTTTACTTCATCAAACATGGACGTTCTTCATCTCAGCACACATTCTTTGCACCTGTAAACAAAATGGATTTGTGTCCATATTTAACGACATAAAGCACCTGTGTTTAAAAGGTAATGCCATGCTGATACACAGCATACCTACAAATGTATGCATTGCATTTACAACCGTCATGACATATCAACAATGATTTAGCCTGCAGTTGATTTCTATAAATGCTTCAGCCTGAAACCTCATCTTTTATGTATGTTTTAGCATTTTCTATTTTGTTAATAAGTGCATTCTGTTTCATATATACAAaaaaaagatgtggtgagaataaaatcatattttctaGTTTGTTTCTATGTCACTGTTGCATCAAAGACATGATCATTGTATCTGTCATTATAACCATTATCATGTGTTGACTCAAGGCttaaacctgttaagcccgagagaccccggtaccggAGCACtgcgcaacatcttgcaggaaacagtgtctgagggcatgttcatttaataaactatgaatgttttatatccatgtaacgggaagaaactcatctaactgatcattatttatttatttttcaaaataaaacccacAATGCTAATGCTGAGCCTCTGATTTAGCAACGaccgaaaaatgctaacagattactgcaccgaaattcactcacaaaaccttattctTTATCTTTTGAGTGAGGTGACACAGAATCGAAGGGTaccctcattatcactcaattataTGAACTCGCGGAGATAATAAtaagaacagacatcaaaacatgtggcgtgaggtagctaaaaacgctaacatgtcgtagtctggtcaaaagtagtcttcaatggcattaaaacgataaaaacgttgttgaagttaatccataggttaaaggtggggtaggtaaatttcagaaaccggctcgagatacactttttgttatattccatggaatgctcttaacatcctgatagcaatgaatatcttaagtgctttgacaaaaaatccataaaaaaatgtcatctgtagaagccgtaatactgtaaaaagtacaacctacctgcctgtcagccttccatcgggacaCAAacctatctcgtgccctcattggtcatgtgcgcgttcgtgtgtgttggaggaggggctctataaggaagtggcagattttttttctccggttgtgtattttcaaattctagcgatctcgagccggtttctcaaatgtacctaccccacctttaatccaatgtgtctgtgtccctttgaaatgatttttgATAATCCATAAGAAATAAACCTGtttttccgtttccagatgtcagagctaGCGCTATAGCTCTATAGCAGAGGTGCCCactgcccagtacgtcgaccgcggtcgaccgggcaatgctggtagatcgcgagtcattcataataaaaaaaaaatccagctccgttaaaatagaccaaacaggttttgatccctcctcccttggcctccctgccacttaattcaggagtttacttgattgacagaaaaagcgacctatcgctttccagtctgttaacccagaatgcaaagcgatacaaaatcagtcaagtgccggggaaactcaaattaagttaaagagacaaacaacaaaatgagtgcgggaccgagcaaaaagctaaagacataccacttccacccagaatgggaggaagaatatttgtttgtgatgtcacattcaaaggttatttgccttatttgtaaagcaagcgtccctctgccaaagaaaggtaatgtggagaggcattatcgaagtgttcacaaggcatatgacagcgacttccctccgagtagcgagttgagaaagagaaaggtcatgtattattgctacacaaacattatctcgcagtcttagtgtcgccaactcgtttctaatatgcaaaaagacaaaaaaaatgcgtttccaatccagacgatgatctctctctcccgtctgtgtgcgagggggcggggcagtttacacacacgcggctgctacatgcagcagcacacggcggggatggcagagagaagcgctccaaggtgtggttaaactttacccgtcttgaggtggacaatgctcgttgccaagagtgtttagcatgtaagggcggtaacacgagcaatttgtctaaacatttagcaaaagtgcaccacattcagacggaggaatgcaccgggttcgactgtctttctcgtagctctgtagcccccccatccacgtcaggtgttatgtatgctagcagcaacacacggagttaactcaattatacaaacatgggttaatgattagaggtaactgagttatttagtttgttaaagtttcagctattctgtttacagttctgtcatcagattatttaatacgatttgttaaaacatgttgtttcttttgatgtgaaatattatttattttatttaaataaaaagcaatgttagttttgttcaaaatgtgtttagttaatttaataatgtgtatttttgaatcaagtattcatctttattgtcttcattgttagtttccacatgcctaaaacaacctcaagctaaatctaaaaattgatggctaaataagagcgtttgagaaattgtgcaaggcatagtaatagtccgaatagtcgattaatcgtttcattaatcgatagattaatcgattatcaaattagtcgtaaacgtaaaacgtgttattcagcaacccttgcaatttgggattttatttttggttggtagaactcggtgagctggtcatttcaaaagtagctcaccagccaaaaaagtgtgggcacccctgctctagcttcactctcatgcaaaactgcgtccgcgaagcccccacctttttgttttaccatgtgtgtgtgtggggaaatCTCCCTTCGATGCTATTGGCTCTagtggtcagaaagagatgtcaatcagcaaaatcaaCAAAGCGTTgcattcacaatacatacataaaaagagagaaattccacaggccagcaggccacttaacaggccaggccatcgggaaacctcccggtcctcccgatggccagtccgggcctgcctaatgccaaagtaactggcaactgaatatgtgtcgccgtctgacctatgtctggaccgctgtgtaaaaaggagggtttctgcccgttacttctccgctgttttcttgtcgctcttgtcttgtcagttagtttcagccaggcccggactggccatcgggaggaccgggaggtttcccgatggcctggcctgttaagtggcctgctggcctgtggaatttctctctttttatgtatgtattgtgaacgcaacgctgcgcaaatgtgggtctgactctgcctcacagagggtgactgactgtctacatgatgtggcctgccgacatggccactttcatacagatcatacatacactaatgccctcgattggtctctgtgtgtcattcaagttcgggagggtgtgtgtaatgtggcgcgaagcgagtgagataaagcgcgcgcaccggttacgtgtattgttgttgttagcatctggtgctagctagctgcgctaacggatataagcagctttttcaacaacaaggtggaggagagtcctctcctgtcagactgagagactgataactacagctcaggtgaggtaaaggactctgagtgtttagatagttaacttagtctaagttctctgtgggtctcaaagggtttggtcaccatttatgtaaacacatatttccatttgaggggggagtgattagtaaaatatgcatgaataataaaaataaaatgttaactaggtgaaaaaaggtaagataaacttgttgagacctaaaactagtctttgctgctgcctcaaagaggagcaggagggagaggagggagacaggtgaggctggttcaggagtaCAGACACACtcgcaactataaatgaaccaaaaacaaataaataaacaagtttcaatgttttttcatattggatatggtatgttattgattatggccatgattttatgattatttaaatgtatacagttctgtttcatatgggtgtagtctctttatttccccctcaaaatgcaccagatggatgcatttaagtccaacatttaaaaaaatcttaccgggggagcatgcccccggacccccctataggatttgaggtccacctccacttaaaatatgttcacataggttcctaaatagatttgcacattttttaaaatagtaacccatgtccatatgtttatttttgggtagtatATTTAgacggctatcactatgggcagcaatgctgtaaaaattgacaaataaatccagcaaaatggcacaaaaaactagtagtggcctggctgggtgtataattcccggcctgacttattgtcccagtccggccctggtttcagccaaactgtatacagttaaatcgaactgACTTCTTTGTgtagatgtgagcgtccttaacaacggtcaataaatccttgacagcggtctgtctgttctggattaaaaacgtgtcacgtgttttgaattgaccaatcagaatcgagtattcaacaaagccatgtaataatgttttttaacggacgttgtctgattatataatcatatgcgcgggccgctagtgtctgttgatctccagacaaacagcagcatgagaataacctgccgaaagtgccgatgctccatggcggaggctccgctagaaattgccgggatttgcgtttgtacccccttaatgtctgaccaatggttgaacagcatttccgagcacatgacttgtgtttaaagtttatagtccgtttgagttttgcccgtgtgaacgcaaaccgaaccttctggaaaatgaaacaatgtaacaaactgtcatctggtgcgcaccagagagcggactattaggtgtgaatgcaccctgtctttgggtgcgttcacacctgccttgtatagtccggttgaatcgaaccctggtgcagggccggccctgaccaatttgctgcccgaGGCAAGATTtcagctggcgccccccccccccccccagatgcagacactcaccatgactcgcgcgcatgtgcacggtgtggcatgaccaccaaaacagaaagatatggacacaagattaatttagtttcctatccatttgaacatgatttaagtggggggtggacctcacctcctctagggggggtcctcacctcctctaggggggtccggtggGCATgcccccctgggaagatttattttttaatattgaagttgaaagcatcaacctggtgcactttgagagcaacatgaagagatctatggaaacatctctcaacacctagatgaaacagaactgtaagcagattttctttttttttatggatattttacaaatcactcccctttcaaactgtattcttgtttattaataacaacttttttgtactgtcatatagtattttatactataagagaatagatgaaaatctattgtcttatttttttataactataatgatcatataaaggtgcagccgcttacacagtcaattccaatgttaatagaagctgtgtacgttttttggaagtttgatttattttaaattaacacaaatacaaaagttaaacctataattgcacactaaaaccattatttcaaaaaaagaactatttcacataaacctctggtttttactggggcaggtcaacttgatttgggggggggTGCGCCATAGgttatgggcgctgtacgcaatataggcgtagttctgttagtataagataataagatgtactttgttgatccaaaatcgggaaattgtgttatgaaaaaaatatatatatatatatttcgaaGAGGTCGTGAAGTGGTGTGAGGCGCACAACCTGgtgttaaatgttaaaaaaacaaaggaAATGATCTTTGACCCCAAGTCAGTAGGTGATCACAGCCCCGTCCTTATCAACAGGGAGGGAGTTGAGCAGGTTACACGTTTTAAATATTTGGGGATTTATTTTGATGCTCAGTTAGGCTGGGCCCATCAGGTGGATCAGGTATGCTCAAAGATAAGCCAGCGCCTGTATTTCCTGCGTCGGCTCAGGGTTCATGGAGTGGATAAATGCATCATGTTAATGTTCTACAGGGCAGCAATTGAGTCTATTATTCGTTATGGCATCACAACATGGTTTGGTAACTTGTCAGTTAAATCTAAATCACAACTCCAGAGCTTGATAAAAAGGGCTGGAAAAATAATTGGCATGCTTCCACCATCCTCTCTTCAGGAGATATTTGAAGAGATGGTGAGAAAGCAAGGCCGTAAAATCACATGCGACCCCAAACACATCCTGTATAGAGAGTTTGAGTTGCTGCCCTCGGGCAGAAGGTATAGATTACCAAACTCTAAATTGAACAGGTATAAGTTTTCCTTTGTTCCGCTGTCAATCAAGCTGCTGAACAGTCAGAAATAACTGTGATTATGCTGTTAGGAGTTGTTGGGAGGTgcaatgtttacagtgtagtttgtgcaatcgagaaggttaaataggggaagtgcattgtgtgtaaatatggacacaatagggatatgtgcaatttgacggacactatgcataggtgaaatagggaaagtgcaatattgatttgtgtatgaatacaataggggaaagtgcaatatttgatttatgtataaatacaatagggaaaagtgcaatatttgattatgtacagtatgaatgcaatagggaaagtgcaatttgattatgtatgtgcaatagggaaagttcggtacctgtatgtttcttgttgtttctttgccatgtgatatatgtgatctctgttctgtatctatgactgattgacctgaatgttttttatgtgtattatctcgatgcccaagacaaatttctcctaagggagacaataaaactctatctaatatatttatttattttcggcACCCCCCCATTGATTGAttcgcccttagcattcgcctatactgcctgtgccaagggccggccctgccctggtgcgtttagccacttgatgcggttcatttgggtcggtgtgaacgcggtccgagacctcttaagtgaactaaacaaccggactctggtccgctaaaataggtggtctcggagcgcttgcttgcgaactctggagcggttcattgctggtgtgaacgcagtccgcaccaaaacataggaagcgcagtatttacgtgtcacaagaacgtggatatcttcaaaaaatctttagcgaaagagtctttcaagacatccgcggttgtttagttaaagagtaaagcagaattaagtgttgaacagtgtcgtgtaaagtaaaaattatccgtcagctacataaaagtaagaacacctgtcgtcggtgaaacgcccctcctctgcagaacgtctcatggataagcaggaaaagaacaccgacaggctgatcaggagcccgacgcgaagcggagggatctagatcggcatgaaggtgttcttttccccataatgaccgcgctgctgcacattatcgtaaaaaggagggtttctgcccgttacttctccgctgttttcttgtcgctcttgtcttgtcagttcgtttcagccaaactgtatacagttaaatcgaacggacttctttgtgcagatgtgagcgtccttaacaacggtcaataaatcattgacagcggtctgtctgttctggattaaaaacatgtcacgtgttttgaattgaccaatcagaatcgagtattcaacaaagccatgtaataatgttttttaacggacgttgtctgattatataatcatatgtctgttgatctccagactaacagcagcatgagaataacctgccgaaagtgccgatgctccatggcggaggctccgctagaaattgccgggatttgcgtttgtacccccttaatgtctgaccaatggttgaacagcatttccgagcacatgacttgtgtttaaaggtgacatgtcatgcttttccggttattacctgtTCCCttctgtgttatgaaggtttgtatgcatgtaaacggtgtgcagagtcaaaaccctcaaagtacaccctgtagcgagtaaaactctaacacagagaagaactccccaaaacgcctcgttggtgaaacgtcatcatccatttgattcttccgggtacatcaggacgtcatgttgtaaccggaacgaaatggaccaatccgtggagccgttacgttaagtccgcggagccgtgttaagcccccgctgattggtccaaattgaccaacccacggacttcctcacacacacgcagctcagctgatgtctcctccgggctgctgctgataacagacagttgggatcaaaattctctctgcagacccattctcacagcgtttatcaacctttttcttctcaatatcaagccacacttatttttacttcggctgagactgtgtgtgtgctcagggtgagtttggctgtgtatcctaaacaaggaaatcacacctcc
This Pseudochaenichthys georgianus chromosome 7, fPseGeo1.2, whole genome shotgun sequence DNA region includes the following protein-coding sequences:
- the bpifcl gene encoding bactericidal permeability-increasing protein — its product is MLPAVIVVLMLISFTRGENPAIQVILTRKGLQYGKHLGAGWVQEKLEHITLPDFSGEVLGIHYILTGITITKCDFPEPIVEFNPNNTGFTTSISGLSVALTGGWMTHFGLIHDGGSFKMAIFGLDVTSVVELGKDSDGHLSVTSVSCDAQVGDVDIRFEGGASWIFQPFVEHFKGRIMGEIRSKICPNVEESIVSLDYHLQAMEVSIQVDDNLVLDIPLTGVPVIHASSMILGLKGEFYDRTHERPPFEAQNFTVPEQPDYMLSMGLSEFTVNSASYALYSGGWLQVLITDSMIPPYIHVRLNTSSMGPYVPQLPKMFPGLLMNLQVYASEVPMFSFQPGVVKLDLAGAVKASAIEPNGTQIPLFKLNVDLQFDGKVWVAAGRLKSSMGLQNLTLTLAGSEVGHFETDTLESLVKMGVMAGLAKLNVELGKGVVLPRMRNVQLVNTVLGVEEGFIAMCSDAEVFTDSFN